In the Apteryx mantelli isolate bAptMan1 chromosome 13, bAptMan1.hap1, whole genome shotgun sequence genome, one interval contains:
- the TBX22 gene encoding T-box transcription factor TBX22, with product MALSSRAHAFSVEALVGRSAKRKLPDARDEEPGTGGGQSLKAPDAEKRPKAAAAAESREARGEVQVELQGSELWRRFHDIGTEMIITKAGRRMFPSVRVKVKGLEPLKQYYIAIDVVPVDSKRYRYVYHSSQWMVAGNTDHSCITPRLYIHPDSPCSGETWMRQIVSFDRVKLTNNEMDDKGHIILQSMHKYRPRVHVIARDGRLDGAPLQALPAAGVQSFSFGETEFTTVTAYQNQQITKLKIDRNPFAKGFRDPGRNRGVLDGLLETLPWRPPLALDFQAFGAESPGGSSSSSPVASSGGTPSPLNSLLSPSCSPPAFHLSASNIGVSCPETYLHNLNVPLYYKICPTSFLRQQSLVFPSHEKLGGTNPHVLPHFMVDVPKLSSLGITNLKNGKTEDLNGQCLQVPNSASQMLYGLHASGNIFPSSPIAREALNCSLHPPYGLYGYNFSMPTRLMNAASHFKVSDSIPAPFRDGRCNHSNWHPTINHCL from the exons ATGGCGCTCAGCTCCCGGGCTCACGCCTTCTCCGTGGAGGCGCTGGTGGGGAGATCCGCCAAGAGGAAGCTGCCGGACGCCCGCGACGAGGAGCCCGGGACCGGCGGCGGGCAGAGCCTCAAAGCGCCCGACGCCG AGAAGCGGcccaaggcggcggcggcggcggagagcCGGGAGGCGCGGGGCGAGGTGCAGGTGGAGCTGCAGGGCTCCGAGCTCTGGAGGAGGTTTCACGACATCGGCACCGAGATGATCATCACCAAAGCCGGCAG gCGGATGTTCCCCTCCGTGCGGGTGAAGGTGAAGGGGCTGGAGCCGCTGAAGCAGTACTACATCGCCATCGACGTGGTGCCCGTGGACTCCAAAAGATACAG GTACGTCTACCACAGCTCGCAGTGGATGGTGGCGGGCAACACGGACCACTCGTGCATCACGCCGCGGCTCTACATCCACCCCGACTCGCCCTGCTCGGGGGAGACGTGGATGCGGCAGATCGTCAGCTTCGACCGCGTCAAGCTCACCAACAACGAGATGGACGACAAGGGGCAC ATCATCCTGCAGTCGATGCACAAGTACCGGCCCCGCGTGCACGTTATCGCCCGGGACGGGCGCCTCGACGGGGCGCCGCTGCAGGCGCTGCCGGCCGCCGGCGTGCAGAGCTTCTCCTTCGGCGAGACCGAGTTCACCACCGTGACCGCCTACCAAAACCAGCAG ATCACCAAGCTGAAAATCGACAGAAACCCCTTCGCCAAGGGCTTCCGCGACCCCGGGCGCAACAG GGGCGTTTTGGACGGGCTCCTGGAgacgctgccctggcggccccccCTCGCCCTCGACTTCCAGGCTTTCGGCGCCGAGAGCCCCG GTGGGAGCTCCAGTTCTTCGCCCGTGGCCTCCAGTGGTGGGACGCCATCTCCTCTGAATTCCTTGCTTTCTCCATCTTGCTCACCTCCTGCGTTTCATCTGTCAGCGAGCAACATTGGCGTGTCGTGTCCTGAAACCTACCTACACAACCTCAACGTGCCCCTCTACTACAAGATTTGTCCTACAAGCTTTTTAAGACAACAGTCTCTTGTGTTTCCAAGCCATGAAAAGCTGGGAGGCACCAACCCGCACGTTTTACCCCACTTCATGGTGGATGTGCCAAAACTCTCTTCCCTCGGCATAACAAATCTGAAAAATGGTAAAACTGAAGACTTAAATGGGCAGTGTCTACAAGTGCCCAATTCTGCTAGTCAAATGCTGTATGGATTACATGCATCTGGAAACATTTTCCCATCAAGTCCCATTGCTCGGGAAGCACTTAATTGTTCTTTACATCCTCCATATGGCTTGTACGGTTATAACTTTTCTATGCCAACTAGACTGATGAATGCAGCAAGCCATTTCAAAGTGAGTGACAGCATTCCCGCTCCCTTCAGAGATGGCAGATGTAATCACTCTAACTGGCACCCGACAATTAACCATTGCCTTTAA